The Deinococcus metalli genome includes a window with the following:
- a CDS encoding ABC transporter ATP-binding protein yields MARIELVELAHAYRPDPQKPEDYALRPMTMTWQDGGAYALLGPSGCGKTTLLNIISGLLRPSHGRVLFDGRDVTDLPTEARNIAQVFQFPVIYDTMTVHDNLAFPLRNRRVPEPEVRKRVAQVAELLELTPDLRHRASGLSADMKQKISLGRGLVRKDVAAILFDEPLTVIDPHLKWQLRSKLKQIHHELKLSLIYVTHDQVEALTFADQVVLMQAGEVVQAGTPQELFEEPAHTFVGYFIGSPGMNLLPCSASAGGVQVGNAVVPLDAATLERARGAGGLTLGIRPEFLGAGHVDGPDAVPAVIERVDDLGNFKIATATLGGQTLKAKLPEDAVLTPGPGYLHFPPTQTKLYADSRLVR; encoded by the coding sequence ATGGCCCGCATAGAACTCGTCGAACTGGCCCACGCATACCGGCCCGATCCCCAGAAGCCCGAGGACTACGCGCTGCGGCCCATGACCATGACGTGGCAGGACGGCGGGGCCTACGCGCTGCTGGGGCCGTCGGGCTGCGGGAAGACAACACTGCTGAACATCATCTCGGGCCTGCTGCGGCCCTCGCACGGGCGGGTGCTGTTCGATGGGCGCGACGTCACGGATCTGCCGACTGAGGCCCGCAACATCGCGCAGGTGTTCCAGTTCCCGGTCATCTACGACACGATGACCGTGCACGATAACCTGGCGTTTCCGCTGCGCAACCGCCGCGTGCCGGAACCCGAGGTGAGAAAGCGCGTGGCGCAGGTCGCAGAGCTGCTGGAACTCACCCCGGATCTCCGCCACCGCGCCAGCGGCCTGTCGGCCGACATGAAGCAGAAGATCTCGCTGGGGCGCGGGCTGGTCAGGAAGGACGTGGCCGCGATCCTGTTCGACGAGCCGCTCACTGTGATCGATCCACACCTGAAATGGCAACTGCGCAGCAAGCTCAAGCAGATCCACCACGAACTGAAACTGTCGCTGATCTATGTCACGCACGATCAGGTCGAGGCGCTGACCTTCGCCGATCAGGTCGTGCTGATGCAGGCCGGCGAGGTCGTGCAGGCAGGCACCCCGCAGGAGCTGTTCGAGGAACCCGCCCACACCTTCGTCGGGTACTTCATCGGGTCGCCCGGCATGAACCTGCTGCCGTGCTCGGCCAGTGCCGGTGGCGTGCAGGTCGGGAACGCCGTGGTGCCGCTGGACGCCGCGACGCTGGAACGGGCACGCGGCGCAGGGGGCCTGACCCTCGGCATCCGCCCGGAGTTCCTGGGGGCCGGTCACGTGGACGGCCCGGACGCCGTGCCCGCCGTGATCGAGCGCGTGGACGACCTGGGGAACTTCAAGATCGCCACCGCCACCCTGGGCGGCCAGACCCTGAAGGCCAAGCTCCCCGAGGACGCCGTGCTCACGCCCGGCCCCGGTTACCTGCACTTCCCGCCCACCCAGACGAAGCTCTACGCCGATTCACGGCTGGTGCGCTGA
- a CDS encoding ABC transporter ATP-binding protein, with product MTLTLDAVSRVVQGQTHLYPLTLTLHPGLNVLLGPTLAGKTSLMRIMAGLDQPSAGRVLVDGQDVTGVNVQKRSVAFVYQQFVNYPNFTVFENIASPLRIAGVNAADIGARVHDVAALMHLEPMLGRLPAELSGGQQQRVAIARALVKDADLLLFDEPLVNLDYKLREELRAEMQGIFARRSAVVVYSTTEPFEALTLGGQVAVLSEGRLLQAGNTLEVYHHPATMRVGQVFSDPPINLLDATLGGGQGQLAGGERFALPPHLAGLDGAYRLGVRANHAGLRPEGPDDLPMGAVVNIAELSGSETYLHTRLGAGDGAHLVAQLPGIHPVTPGQAVTLHVSPRRMFAFDSAGALAAAPSRTLVEVNA from the coding sequence GTGACCCTGACCCTCGACGCCGTCTCCAGGGTCGTCCAGGGCCAGACGCACCTGTACCCCCTGACCCTGACCCTGCATCCCGGCCTGAACGTTCTGCTCGGGCCGACCCTGGCGGGCAAGACCTCGCTGATGCGGATCATGGCCGGGCTCGATCAGCCCAGCGCCGGCCGGGTGCTGGTGGACGGGCAGGACGTGACCGGCGTGAACGTCCAGAAACGGTCAGTGGCCTTCGTGTACCAGCAGTTCGTGAATTACCCAAACTTCACGGTGTTCGAGAACATCGCCTCGCCGCTGCGGATCGCGGGAGTGAATGCCGCCGACATCGGGGCGAGGGTTCACGACGTGGCCGCGCTGATGCACCTGGAACCCATGCTGGGGCGCCTTCCGGCGGAACTCTCGGGCGGACAGCAGCAGCGCGTGGCCATCGCGCGGGCGCTGGTCAAGGACGCCGACCTGCTGCTGTTCGACGAACCGCTGGTGAACCTGGACTACAAGCTACGCGAGGAACTGCGTGCCGAGATGCAGGGCATCTTCGCGCGGCGCAGCGCCGTCGTCGTGTACTCGACGACCGAGCCCTTCGAGGCGCTCACGCTGGGCGGGCAGGTCGCCGTGCTCAGCGAGGGCCGCCTGCTGCAGGCGGGGAACACGCTGGAGGTCTACCACCACCCCGCGACCATGCGGGTCGGGCAGGTGTTCAGCGACCCGCCCATCAACCTGCTCGACGCCACGCTGGGCGGTGGGCAGGGGCAACTGGCCGGGGGCGAGCGCTTTGCGCTGCCGCCGCATCTTGCCGGTCTCGACGGGGCGTACCGGCTGGGCGTACGCGCCAACCACGCGGGCCTGCGCCCGGAAGGCCCGGACGACCTGCCGATGGGGGCCGTGGTGAACATCGCGGAACTGTCGGGTTCGGAGACGTACCTGCACACGCGGCTGGGCGCGGGCGACGGCGCACATCTGGTCGCACAGCTGCCGGGCATTCATCCGGTCACGCCGGGGCAGGCGGTCACGCTGCACGTCAGTCCCCGCCGGATGTTCGCCTTCGATAGCGCCGGAGCCCTGGCTGCCGCACCGTCACGCACCCTAGTGGAGGTGAATGCCTGA